From the genome of Mycobacterium dioxanotrophicus, one region includes:
- a CDS encoding Lrp/AsnC family transcriptional regulator, with translation MGEPDEQPLDGIDRILVRELVADGRATLAHLASVAGLSVSAVQARVRRLEARGVVTGYSVRLNPEALGNMLSAFVAITPLDPSQPDDAPARLESIPEIESCHSVAGEESYILQVRVASARALEDLLQRIRTAANVRTRSTVILQTFYTGRNYIP, from the coding sequence ATGGGCGAACCGGACGAACAACCTCTGGATGGGATCGACCGGATCCTGGTTCGTGAGCTCGTGGCCGACGGCCGAGCGACCCTGGCGCATCTGGCTTCGGTCGCCGGATTGTCGGTGTCGGCGGTCCAGGCGCGGGTGCGGCGGCTGGAGGCGCGGGGCGTGGTGACCGGGTATTCGGTGCGGCTCAACCCCGAGGCGCTGGGCAACATGCTCTCGGCGTTCGTGGCCATCACTCCTCTCGATCCCTCTCAACCCGATGATGCGCCCGCCCGCTTGGAGAGCATCCCCGAAATCGAATCGTGCCACTCGGTCGCCGGCGAGGAGAGCTACATCCTGCAGGTGCGGGTCGCGTCAGCGCGGGCGCTTGAGGACTTGCTGCAACGGATCAGGACAGCGGCCAACGTGCGTACCCGGAGCACCGTGATCCTGCAGACATTTTACACCGGACGGAACTACATTCCGTAA
- the lat gene encoding L-lysine 6-transaminase, whose protein sequence is MTAVLTSITPGRVREVLARSILTDGYDFVLDLDRSVGSYLVDATTGERYLDMFTFFASSALGMNHPALADDATFHAELLQAALNKPSNSDIYSVPMARFVDTFRRVLGDPALPHLFFVDGGALAVENALKVAFDWKSRHNEARGIDPALGGKVLHLRGAFHGRSGYTLSLTNTDPNKVARFPKFDWPRIDAPYLRPDADMDELEAESLRQARAAFESAPHDIACFLAEPIQGEGGDRHFRPQFFAAMRDLCDEFDALLIFDEVQTGCGITGTAWAYQQLGVVPDVVAFGKKTQVCGVMAGGRAREERIRPGAREERIRPGAREERIRPGAREERMKTRVDEVADNVFAVSSRINSTWGGNLADMVRSRRILEVIETDGLLGRAASTGRYLLGRLHELAHDFPDLVLDPRGRGLMCAFSLPTPADRDALIGRLWDRHVIMLPSGSHSVRFRPALTVSHREIDAAVQEVRAALR, encoded by the coding sequence ATGACTGCCGTGCTGACCTCCATCACGCCCGGTCGTGTGCGCGAAGTGCTCGCTCGCAGCATCCTGACCGACGGCTACGACTTCGTGCTCGACCTGGACCGGTCGGTGGGTTCCTATCTGGTGGATGCCACCACCGGTGAGCGCTACCTGGACATGTTCACGTTCTTCGCGTCGTCGGCACTGGGGATGAACCATCCGGCCCTGGCCGACGATGCGACGTTCCATGCCGAGTTGCTGCAGGCCGCGCTGAACAAGCCGAGCAACTCCGACATCTACAGCGTCCCGATGGCACGCTTCGTCGATACTTTCCGCCGGGTGCTCGGCGACCCGGCCCTGCCGCACCTGTTCTTCGTCGACGGTGGCGCACTGGCCGTCGAGAACGCACTCAAGGTGGCGTTCGACTGGAAGAGCAGGCACAACGAGGCGCGCGGTATCGATCCGGCGTTGGGCGGCAAGGTATTACATCTGCGCGGGGCGTTCCACGGGCGCAGCGGCTACACGTTGTCGCTGACCAACACCGATCCCAACAAGGTCGCCCGCTTCCCGAAGTTCGACTGGCCGCGCATCGACGCTCCCTACCTCAGGCCGGACGCGGACATGGACGAGCTCGAAGCCGAATCGTTGCGTCAGGCCAGGGCGGCCTTCGAGTCGGCTCCGCACGACATCGCGTGTTTCCTGGCCGAGCCGATCCAGGGGGAAGGTGGCGACCGGCATTTCCGGCCCCAGTTCTTCGCCGCGATGCGCGATCTGTGCGACGAGTTCGACGCCTTGCTGATATTCGACGAGGTGCAGACGGGGTGCGGGATCACCGGGACCGCTTGGGCCTACCAGCAATTGGGCGTGGTTCCCGATGTCGTGGCGTTCGGTAAGAAGACGCAGGTGTGTGGCGTCATGGCGGGCGGCCGCGCACGCGAGGAGCGAATAAGGCCCGGCGCACGCGAGGAGCGAATAAGGCCCGGCGCACGCGAGGAGCGAATAAGGCCCGGCGCACGCGAGGAGCGAATGAAGACCCGCGTGGACGAAGTCGCCGACAACGTGTTCGCCGTGAGTTCGCGGATCAACTCCACGTGGGGCGGCAACCTGGCCGACATGGTCCGCTCGCGGCGCATCCTGGAGGTCATCGAGACCGACGGGCTGCTGGGCCGTGCCGCGTCGACCGGCCGGTATCTGCTCGGCCGACTGCATGAGCTGGCGCATGACTTCCCGGATCTGGTGCTCGATCCGCGCGGGCGCGGGCTGATGTGTGCGTTCAGCCTGCCGACGCCCGCCGATCGGGATGCGCTGATCGGCCGGCTGTGGGACCGGCACGTCATCATGCTGCCGAGCGGCAGTCACAGTGTGCGGTTCCGGCCCGCATTGACGGTGTCGCACAGGGAAATCGACGCCGCGGTGCAGGAAGTGCGCGCCGCGCTCCGGTAG